From Kitasatospora sp. MAP12-44:
CATGGCGACCTCGCCGCTCGGGAGCGCCGCGAGCTCTACGCAGTTCCCCTTCGAGTTGCTGTACTGGCTCTTCTGCCAGACCACGCCATCGAGGTCCGCAGCCGCCATGCCGTTGTACGTGTGGTGCATAGAAATCTCCCAAGAGCCTGGAGTGCTCGTACCGCTCGGCGCCCGACCGCTCCGACCGCCGGCCGCCTTCCGGCTCGTGCGGGCAGGGCTGATGCCTCACTTGTCGTGATGATAACTCCAGTGCACGTGCATCGGCATGCGATTTTGCGCGTGCACGCGCTTGTACTGGACGTGACAATCGTCGCCACCCCGGGTTCGCTTGACGGTGCGTAAGCGGACATATGATCCCTATTCAGACACCGGCTGGTGACCGGCCGTTGATCGCGAAGCCTGCATCGGACGGCGGGAGCGGGGCCGGATCCCCAGTCGAATGATCAACCGTGCAGCGAATTGCTCACGCACCGTCACAACCCTCATGGCGCATAGGACATTTGAGGCGATATATCCTGTTTGTCCGGCAGTTGACGAAGGTCTGCACCGCTGTGGTGCCAGCCGCCTGCGGAATGCGCGATGGAATGTCCTACGATCTCCGCCATGAGCACTGCTGCCACCCCGGGCGTACCACTGCCCGTCCGCACTCCAGGCTCCCGTGCGCGGGGGCGCCACCGTCGGCCCGAACGGCCCGAGGTGCCGGTCGGCGCGCCGGGGCTGGTGCTCGCCGTTCCGGCCGCGGCCACGCCCGAGGCGGTCGCCGTGGTGGAGGAGATCCTCTCGGTGATCCGCGGCGAGCAGCCGGGCATCTCCGTCGCCGCCGGCGTCCTGAGCGCCGCCGAGGCGCCCGACGCGGACGACGCCACGCCGGCCGAGCACGCGGACCTGGACGCCGAAGCCCTCAGCGGCTTCGTCAGTTTCAATCTGGAGCCGACCGACCGGCCGATGCCGAGCGTGGCCCAGCTGATCGCGAACGCCGCCGAGGCCGGACTGCCCGCTCCGGTGCTGGTCCCGCTGCTGACCGGCCCGCACGAGTGCCTGACTGACCTGCACAAGCTGGCCGCCGAGACCGGTGCACGGGTGACCGACGTGCTCGGCCCGCACCCGCTGCTCGCCGAGGCGGTGCACGTACGGCTCTCCGAGGCCGGCCTCGCCCGCGCCGACCGGGCCAGGCTGTTCGCCATCGCCACCGCGGCCGACGGCGTGGTGCTGACCACCGCCGGCGGCGAGGAGGCGGCCGCGGCGGCCGAGATCACCGGTGTGCTGCTGGCCGCCCGCCTCGCGGTGCCCGTGGTGGCGGCCGCCCTGGACGTCCCCGGCGCGGTGGCCGCGGCGGTCGAGCACCTGCGGGCCACCGGCTCGCAGCGCCCCGCCCTGGCCGCGCTGGTGATCGGCCCGGAGGTGGACGCCGAACTGCTGCGCGCGGCCGGCGAGGAGACCGGCTGCCCGAGCGCCGAGGCGCTGGGCGGCTACCCGACCATCGGTCAGCTGGTGGCCGCCGGCTACCTCGGCGCGGTCGGGACGGCTGCGGCCGAGGCCGAAGCGGCCCAGGAGCAGCGGAACCAGCAGCAGGAGCAGCAGGACTGGCAGGAACAGCAGGGCGAGTAGGGCATAGGGGTCAAGTGGGGCGAAAGGGACAGAATCTTTCGCCCCGTAAGAACTGTGGGTCGGTCATCCGCGCGACGGAGGACCGGCCCACAGGCATGTCCGCACCCCCGGCGGGGCGTCAGGGCGACCCGGGCGTGACCTCGGCGTGACCTTCGGCCGGGGGGTCTTTGGTCCCGTCCGCGGCCGCTCGGCCGGTCGGCGCCGCACTCCCGATTCCGGGTCAGCCACTCCCCCGGCCGGACACGATGTCAGCTGTCGACCGAGCTGAACCACCGGCAATTCCCTTACTCGAACGCCTGATTGTTCGCCATCGGAGCATCCGCCCCCACCCTGGACACCGACGCCCTGTCAGTTGATCTCCCGGGGTGATCTTGAGGGGCCACTGGGACTGGTGTGACCGGTGTCACAGGTGTTTGCGGTTTCAACTTAAGTCTGTCTAACGTGCTCCCGTTCGTGGTCACACGGACCCAGCAATCCGGACGCCGAATCCTGCCACCGGGCCCGCTGGCACCGCACAACAAGCACCACGGCAGGAGCGGGGGAACCAGGTAAGCCGCCCCGGGAACGGTCCTCGGACCGAGACACCCGGAGCTAGGGGTGAAGCCGTGCTCAGCACGGCCGGGCAACTCCAGCCCGAATCCGACAGCTCACCTCGTAGGCGTAGGAGAGGAACGCGACTTCATGCTGCCCATCACCAGTTCGAAGAGCTCGACCCGTACCCGCCGCGTCATCGCCGCCACCGGCCTGGTCGGCCTCGGTCTCAGCCTCCCGTGCATCACCGCCACCACCGCCTCCGCCGCGACCGTCTCCACCTGGGACAAGGTCGCCCAGTGCGAGAGCAGCGGCGACTGGAGCATCAACACGGGCAACGGCTTCTACGGCGGCCTCCAGTTCACGTCCTCCACCTGGGCCGCCTTCGGTGGCACCCAGTACGCCCCCGAGGCGAACCAGGCGACGAAGGACCAGCAGATCGCCGTCGCCGAGAAGGTGCTGGCCTCTCAGGGCCCCGGCGCCTGGCCGGTCTGCTCGATCCAGGCCGGCCTGACCGCCGGCGGCCCGGCCCCCGCCATCAACACCGGGACGTCCGCGCCGGCCGCCGCGACCCCGGCCCCGGCCGCTCCGGCCCCCGCCACCGCCGCTCCGGCCGCCTCCGGCCAGAACACCGCCTCGCAGCACTCCGGCTGGCACCAGGACGCCGCTGCGGGCGCCGACAGCAGCTACACCGTGGCGGCCGGCGACTGGCTCTCCAGCATCGCCCAGAGCCACGACGTCCAGGGCGGCTGGGAGCACCTCTACGAGCTCAACAAGTCGGTCCTGACGCACGGCCCCGACACCATCTACCCGGGCCAGAAGCTCTCGCTCGGCGGCTCCACCGCGACCGCCTCGTGGAGCCACGGCAACTGGGGCCACTCGGACAACTCGGGCACCACCGCCCCGGCGCAGACCCCGGCCCCCGCCACCGCGGCGACCACCACCAGCGCCAAGACCCCCGCCCCGGCGGCCACCGGCAGCATGGCCGCCGCGGTCGCGTTCGCCGAGTCCAAGGTCGGCCAGGCGTACATCTACGGCGGCACCGGCAACGGCGGCTGGGACTGCTCCGGTCTGACCCAGGCCGCGCTGGCCCAGGCCGGGATCTCCATCCCGCGCGTGGCCGCCGACCAGGCCGCCGCCAGCACGCACGTCTCGCTGGACGCGCTGCAGCCCGGCGACCTGCTCTTCTGGTCGAACAACGGCGCCGACTCCGGCGTCTACCACGTCGGCATCTACGTGGGCAACGGCTCCTACGTCGAGGCCGCCAACCCGAGCGTCGGTGTCCACATGGAGACCATCGCCAACTGGGCGCCGGACTTCGCCGGCCGGGTCTGACCCTTCGCCTGACATACGGCGGTGGCCCGCCTCCCCCTCGTCGAGGGGGAGGCGGGCCACCGCCGTATGTGCTCCGCTCAGCCCGTGCGGTGCGGGTTGGCCCCGGTGGAGCCGCGCATCACCAGCTCGGGCTGGAACATGAACTCGGCACGCTGGGCCGGGTTGCCGCCGACCTCCTCCAGCAGGGCGTCCACGGCCGCGGTGGCCATCGCCTCGACCGGCTGGCGGATGGTGGTGAGCGGCGGCTCGGTGAAAGCTATCAACGGCGAGTCGTCGAAGCCGACCACCGAGACGTCCCCCGGCACGCTCAGCCCGCGCTGGCGCACCGCGCGGATCGCGCCGAGCGCCATCATGTCGCTGCCGCAGATGATCGCCGTGCAGCCGCGGTCCAGCAGCGCGCCGGCCGCCGAGTGGCCGCCCTCCACGCTGAAGAGGGTGTGGTGCACCAGCGCCTCGGCCTCCTCGGGCGTCTTGCCGAGCACGGCCTGCATGGCCGCCGTGAAGCCCTCGATCTTGCGCAGCACGGGCACGTAGCGGCGTTGGCCGACCGCCAACCCGATGCGCTCATGGCCGAGTTCGGCCAGGTGCTGGACGGCCATCCACATCGCCGCGCGGTCGTCCGGCGAGATGAACGGCGCGGAGATCTTCTCGCTGTAGCCGTTGATCAGCACGAACGGCACCTGGCGGCCGGTCAGCTTGGCGTACCGGTCGTGGTCGGCGGTGGAGTCGGCATGCAGGCCCGAGACGAAGACGATGCCGGCGACCCCCCGCTCGACCAGCATCTCCACCAGTTCGTCCTCGGTGGAGCCGCCCGGGGTCTGGGTGCAGAGCACGGGCGTGTAGCCGTGCCGGCTGAGCACCTGCTCGATCACCTGGGCCAGCGCGGGGAAGATCGGGTTGCTCAGCTCCGGGGTGATCAGCCCGATCAGGCCGGCGCTGCGCTGGCGCAGGCGGGTGGGCCGCTCGTAGCCGAGCACGTCGAGGGCGGCCAGCACGGTCTGCCGCATCGCGGCGGAGACGCCTGCCTTGCCGTTGAGGACGCGGGAAACGGTGGCCTCACTGACCCCCGCCTGCGCCGCGATATCCGAAAGTCGCGCCGTAGTCACGAGCCCAGAGCCTATTGCAACCATGTCAGACCGCCCACCAAATGGTGCTGTTCGCTGCCAGGACCGTCTCACCATCCACCGCGGCAGCCTCGGCGGAGGCCAGCAGGATACGGCCGGGAGCCGCCATCCGGACCGGCGCGGAGCCGGTGTTCACGGTGCAGACGAAGCCGCCGCTCGGTGCGTCGCGGCGGAACACCAGCACCCCGGCCGGAGCGTCCAGCCAGTCGACCTCGCGGCCCGCGCCGAGCGCCGGGTGCTCGCGGCGCAGCGCCAGGGCGCTGCGGTAGAGCTCCAGGGTGGAGGTCGGGTCGCCGGTCTGCGCCTCGACGCTCAGGCCCGCCCACTCGGCCGGCTGCGGCAGCCAGCTGGGGCCGCCCGCGCTCGGGCCGAAGCCGTACGGGGCCTGCTCGCCGGACCACGGCAGCGGGACGCGGCAGCCGTCGCGGAAGCCGTCCTGGCCGCTGGCGCGGAAGAAGGACGGGTCCTGGCGGGCCTCGTCGGGCAGGTCGGTGACGTCCGGCAGGCCGAGCTCCTCGCCCTGGTAGAGGTAGGCGGAGCCGGGCAGCGCGAGCATCAGCAGGGTGGCGGCGCGGGCCCGGCGCAGGCCGAGCTCGCGGTCGCCGCGCTCGCGGATCTGGGTGCCGCCGGGC
This genomic window contains:
- a CDS encoding DUF397 domain-containing protein gives rise to the protein MHHTYNGMAAADLDGVVWQKSQYSNSKGNCVELAALPSGEVAMRNSRFPDSPALIYTRAEIAALLLGVKDGEFDHLVG
- a CDS encoding transglycosylase family protein, producing the protein MLPITSSKSSTRTRRVIAATGLVGLGLSLPCITATTASAATVSTWDKVAQCESSGDWSINTGNGFYGGLQFTSSTWAAFGGTQYAPEANQATKDQQIAVAEKVLASQGPGAWPVCSIQAGLTAGGPAPAINTGTSAPAAATPAPAAPAPATAAPAASGQNTASQHSGWHQDAAAGADSSYTVAAGDWLSSIAQSHDVQGGWEHLYELNKSVLTHGPDTIYPGQKLSLGGSTATASWSHGNWGHSDNSGTTAPAQTPAPATAATTTSAKTPAPAATGSMAAAVAFAESKVGQAYIYGGTGNGGWDCSGLTQAALAQAGISIPRVAADQAAASTHVSLDALQPGDLLFWSNNGADSGVYHVGIYVGNGSYVEAANPSVGVHMETIANWAPDFAGRV
- a CDS encoding LacI family DNA-binding transcriptional regulator; the encoded protein is MVAIGSGLVTTARLSDIAAQAGVSEATVSRVLNGKAGVSAAMRQTVLAALDVLGYERPTRLRQRSAGLIGLITPELSNPIFPALAQVIEQVLSRHGYTPVLCTQTPGGSTEDELVEMLVERGVAGIVFVSGLHADSTADHDRYAKLTGRQVPFVLINGYSEKISAPFISPDDRAAMWMAVQHLAELGHERIGLAVGQRRYVPVLRKIEGFTAAMQAVLGKTPEEAEALVHHTLFSVEGGHSAAGALLDRGCTAIICGSDMMALGAIRAVRQRGLSVPGDVSVVGFDDSPLIAFTEPPLTTIRQPVEAMATAAVDALLEEVGGNPAQRAEFMFQPELVMRGSTGANPHRTG